The following nucleotide sequence is from Deltaproteobacteria bacterium.
TCAAGATGAGCGAAAGCATAAATGACGGCGATACGCCAAAGAGGGCAAAGAACAATCCGTATAGAATTGCCGAGATCAAGAGAATCTTGCCTTGATAGGGCTTTTGGCCGACGGCGAGATAAAGACTAGAGCCGACCACCGCGCCCAGTCCGCGCGCCGATTGCAGCAGGCCGAAGCCGTGGGCGCCGACTTTTAGAATATCGCTGGCAAAGATCGTCAGCATCGTGTGGTCCAGGCCGAAGACTGAAGCGAATCCTTCCATGACCGTGATGCCGAGGATAATTGGTTTCGACTTGATGTACGCAAAGCCCTCTTTGGTCTCGGCAAAAAAGTCGCGCTGACGCGACTCTTTGGGTTTGGCCGATAGGCGCAACGTTAGCAGCGTTGCGACGACCACCAAGTAGCTCGCGGCGTTGGCGTAAAAGGCGCCGGCGGTGCCCATCATGCTGATGGCGACGCCGCCAAGCGACGGGCCAATGAGCGCCGAGCCCTTCCACAAAAGTGAATTGAGGGCGACGGCATTGGGCAGCGCCGAGCGCGGCACGAGTGCTGGGAACAGGGCTTGACGCGCCGGCCCATCGAATGAACCGACGGCGGCGCTTAGAAACGTGAACGTGTAAATGTGCCAGGGTTGGATGCGGCCGATGTGATCGAGCAGGCCGATGCTGAGCGAAAGCAAGCCCAATAGGACTTGCGTCAAAAGCATCAGACGGCGGCGATCGTAGCGATCGGCAAACGTGCCGCTAATTAAGCCGAGGCCGATGGCGGGCACCGCGCGGAAGATGCCGTTTAAACCGAGCAAAACCGGTGAGCCGGTGAGCTGGTAGAGCAGCCAGCTCGTGCCGGTCATCTGCATCCAGGTGCCGATGTTGGAAATCAGTTGGCCCGACCAGAAGATGCGAAAGTCGCGATATTGCAGTGCCGCGAGGCGTCCACCGGTTGGCGGTTGGTGGTTGGGTTCGTCGGACATGC
It contains:
- a CDS encoding MFS transporter, with amino-acid sequence MSDEPNHQPPTGGRLAALQYRDFRIFWSGQLISNIGTWMQMTGTSWLLYQLTGSPVLLGLNGIFRAVPAIGLGLISGTFADRYDRRRLMLLTQVLLGLLSLSIGLLDHIGRIQPWHIYTFTFLSAAVGSFDGPARQALFPALVPRSALPNAVALNSLLWKGSALIGPSLGGVAISMMGTAGAFYANAASYLVVVATLLTLRLSAKPKESRQRDFFAETKEGFAYIKSKPIILGITVMEGFASVFGLDHTMLTIFASDILKVGAHGFGLLQSARGLGAVVGSSLYLAVGQKPYQGKILLISAILYGLFFALFGVSPSFMLSLILMAFVGMTDTVWGASRGTIMQMITPDQYRGRVMGVFQLSNRGLHPLGQVESGLLIPLIGARETTVFGGLFVTLVTVLCAWRVPGIPNFRWDTAETTVNPAVTTASAKRSASSHH